A region from the Deinococcus sp. QL22 genome encodes:
- a CDS encoding beta-glucosidase, whose translation MNAGLGEMVDMAVIYPPGSTAQPLVSQLFSSFFQGGFECSSQRLRAGRRLDVIDATAHDRFAAQDYSRLRGIGMQTARDGFRWHLIEHTPGEYDFRSILPMLRAARHAGVQIIWDLCHYGWPDFMDVFSPEFPEQFGRYAAACAEILAEENGEDISFVCPINEISFLTWAGGDVGYLNPFAHGRGLELKMQLVRAALRATAALRARLPTVRIVYAEPLLSSRSHPDRPHEADAAQAEHLGQYQTLDMLSGRLFPELGGFPEALDIVGLNYYPYNQWFFHPYAHEREHLPGGHPLHRPLSELLAEVYARYGRPLFLSETGTEGEARPDWLRSVMAEVRRAREQGTPVEGVCLYPILNHAGWDDDRPCPNGLWDGCGPQGERHIYAPLLHELRAQGLAGAGNQGWVGDGLMV comes from the coding sequence ATGAATGCAGGTCTGGGCGAAATGGTGGACATGGCTGTCATTTATCCACCCGGTTCCACTGCTCAGCCGCTGGTATCACAGCTCTTCAGTAGTTTCTTTCAGGGCGGCTTCGAGTGCTCCAGCCAGCGCCTGCGTGCCGGGCGGCGTTTAGACGTCATTGACGCCACAGCCCATGACCGCTTTGCCGCGCAGGATTACAGCCGTCTGAGGGGAATCGGAATGCAGACCGCCCGCGACGGCTTTCGCTGGCATCTGATCGAACATACGCCCGGCGAATACGACTTTCGTAGCATCTTGCCGATGCTGAGGGCGGCCCGCCACGCCGGAGTGCAGATTATCTGGGATCTGTGCCACTACGGTTGGCCCGATTTTATGGATGTATTTTCGCCCGAATTTCCGGAACAATTTGGGCGTTATGCTGCTGCCTGCGCTGAGATTCTGGCTGAGGAGAATGGAGAGGACATCTCATTTGTCTGCCCTATCAACGAAATCTCGTTTCTGACGTGGGCGGGGGGCGACGTGGGGTATCTGAACCCATTTGCACACGGGCGCGGGCTGGAACTAAAAATGCAGTTGGTGCGGGCAGCACTGCGGGCTACTGCCGCACTGCGCGCCAGGCTGCCGACTGTCCGCATCGTGTATGCCGAACCGCTGCTCTCCAGTCGCAGCCACCCAGACCGCCCGCACGAGGCCGACGCTGCACAGGCCGAACACCTGGGGCAGTATCAGACGCTGGACATGCTCAGCGGGCGACTCTTTCCCGAACTGGGCGGTTTTCCGGAAGCGCTGGACATCGTGGGGCTGAATTATTACCCCTACAACCAGTGGTTTTTTCATCCCTATGCCCACGAGCGCGAGCATCTGCCCGGAGGACACCCGCTGCACCGCCCGCTGAGTGAGCTCCTGGCCGAAGTGTATGCCCGCTATGGCCGCCCGCTGTTCCTGTCGGAAACGGGGACAGAAGGAGAAGCCCGCCCCGATTGGTTGCGCAGCGTGATGGCAGAAGTGCGGCGGGCACGGGAGCAGGGCACCCCAGTGGAAGGTGTGTGCCTCTATCCAATCCTGAATCATGCGGGCTGGGATGATGACCGCCCCTGTCCCAATGGGCTATGGGACGGGTGCGGCCCACAGGGAGAGCGCCACATTTACGCGCCGCTACTACACGAACTGAGGGCGCAGGGGTTGGCGGGGGCGGGGAATCAAGGGTGGGTCGGGGACGGTCTGATGGTCTAG
- a CDS encoding PucR family transcriptional regulator, which translates to MLPTLADLLTLPAFAGAEVLSGQGRLAQPVTWVHVSEIADAARFLSGGEVLLSTGSPLTALSDPEAEAYLRSLAEGGAHGLILELVRELRDPPPALLGAARLYDFPLIVFRQEVSFAALTRAAHARILRPPADASEPSLAPLLDALSETGRSLGFMQAHLGALLALPPRPRATLLSTLGALLDHNFNMAQSARQLGVRRQTIYYRLEQLRAMLGDLDNPQRQLGLQLALEIARGEASAGGEGQG; encoded by the coding sequence ATGCTGCCCACTCTTGCCGACCTATTGACCCTGCCTGCCTTTGCGGGCGCGGAAGTGCTGAGCGGTCAGGGACGACTGGCACAGCCCGTGACCTGGGTGCATGTCTCCGAAATTGCCGATGCCGCCCGTTTTCTGAGTGGGGGAGAGGTGCTGCTGAGTACGGGTTCGCCGCTGACGGCCCTGAGCGACCCGGAGGCCGAAGCATACCTGCGTTCGCTGGCGGAAGGAGGGGCGCATGGCCTGATCTTGGAACTGGTACGCGAATTGCGAGACCCACCCCCAGCCCTGCTGGGCGCGGCCCGCCTCTACGATTTCCCGCTGATCGTGTTCCGCCAAGAGGTCAGTTTTGCGGCCCTGACCCGCGCCGCCCACGCCCGTATTCTCAGGCCACCCGCTGACGCCTCCGAGCCGTCCTTGGCCCCGCTGCTAGACGCCCTGAGTGAAACGGGCCGCAGCCTCGGCTTTATGCAGGCGCATCTGGGCGCACTGTTGGCCCTGCCGCCGCGCCCCCGTGCCACGCTGCTCAGCACATTGGGGGCGCTGCTAGATCACAATTTCAACATGGCGCAGTCGGCGCGGCAGTTGGGCGTGCGCCGCCAGACCATCTACTACCGCCTGGAGCAGTTGCGGGCCATGTTGGGTGATCTGGACAATCCCCAGCGGCAATTGGGGTTGCAACTGGCGCTCGAAATTGCGCGCGGCGAGGCATCAGCGGGCGGAGAGGGTCAGGGATAG
- a CDS encoding nuclear transport factor 2 family protein: MTHIPVKTAEEVVTGQFNALNTRDIEAFMSYWWEDAQFYEHPSKLMADGAPEIQRQMLESFERRSYTQVELVSRLSLDDRIIEHVNVTETGPRGPMKVNVVAIYVEGEKIKTAWFIVALVPRPPQILA, from the coding sequence ATGACCCATATTCCCGTAAAAACTGCTGAGGAAGTCGTAACAGGCCAGTTCAATGCCCTGAATACACGCGACATAGAAGCGTTCATGTCGTACTGGTGGGAAGATGCTCAGTTCTATGAGCATCCGTCCAAACTGATGGCTGACGGTGCGCCAGAGATTCAGCGGCAAATGCTGGAGAGTTTTGAGCGACGGAGCTACACCCAGGTCGAACTGGTGAGCCGTCTGAGTCTTGACGATAGGATCATCGAGCATGTGAACGTCACCGAAACTGGCCCTAGAGGGCCGATGAAGGTGAATGTGGTTGCCATATATGTCGAGGGCGAAAAGATCAAGACCGCCTGGTTTATCGTGGCCCTGGTTCCCAGGCCGCCGCAGATATTGGCCTGA